CCCGGCCGGTGCTCCCCGCCGGGCTGAGCGACGAGGAACTCGTCACCGAGCTGAAGGTCCGCGGCGGCACGCCGGACGAGATCCTGGACGACCCGGACATGCGCCGCATGGTGCTGCGCGTCATGCGCGCCGACTTCGCCGTCGACGACGACTACCGCTACGCCGGGCCCATGCCCGCGCTGAGCTGCCCGCTGACGGTTCTCGGCGGTGAGGACGACCCGGTCGTGCCGACCGCCGAACTCAAGGCGTGGCACCAGCTCACCAGCGGCCCGGGAGACACCCTGATGTTTCCCGGTGGCCACTTCTACTTCTCGGACGACCTGGAGACGGTGCTCGCCGCAGTCGCCCGCATCCTGCCCGCAGACCGGAGGAAGCCATGACCGAGCCGAGCCACCGCCCCGAGAAGCCCACGGAACTGGAGATCGGCTACGCCGCGGGCAAGCCCCCGCTGCTGCACTGCCCGGAACTCGGCACCGTGGCCGATGCCGTGGACTGGCTCCAGGAGCACCGCGAGGAGCTGCGCGCACAACTGCTGCGCTCCGGCTGCCTGATGCTGCGCGGTCTGCCCGCCAGGGACGCGGCCGGCTTCGCCGCGCTGCGTGACGTGCTCCTGCAGAAGAGGGCCGCGTACAAGGAGAAGGCGACACCGCGCAGCGACTTCGGGGACGACATCTACTCCTCGACCGATCTGCCGCCGGCCCAGCCGATCATGCTGCACAACGAGAACAGCTACACGCTCGACTTCCCCGGCACCCTGGTCTTCTTCTGCGTCCAGGCCCCCGAGGAAGGGGGCGCGACGACCGTCGGTGACATGCGCGAGGCGCTCCGGCTGGTCCCGGCCCCGCTGCGGGAGCGCTTCGCGGCGCAGGGCTGGATGCTGGAGCGCTCGTACTCCTCGTTCGCCGGCATGCCGTGGGAGAAGGCCTTCGGCACCGCCGACCGGAGCCAGGTCGAGGAGTACTGCCAGTACCACCGCATCGGCTGGAACTGGCTGGTCGAGGACGGGCTCCGCACCGCGCAGCGCCGGCCCGCGATCATCGCGCATCCGGCCACCGGGGAGCGGGTGTGGTTCAACCACGCCGCGTTCTGGAACTCCTGGTCCCTCGACGAGGACGTCCGTGAGGTGCTCCAGGAGGCGGGCGGAGCAGCCGGGCTGCCCTTCGAGACCCGCTTCGGGGACGGCGGTGAGATCACCGAGGCCGAGGCCGCGGCGCTGCGCCGGGCCTACGAGGCGGTCACCGTGCGCGAGTCCTGGCAGCCGGGCGACCTGCTGCTGGTCGACAACATCCTGTGCGCGCACGGCCGGGACGCCTTCAAGGGCGACCGGAAGATCCTGGTGGCGATGGGCGAACCGGTCCGCCTGCTGGACTGCAGCCCGAGTGTGTCGCCCTCCGCGGTCGGAATCCACGGGTGAGCGCCATGCCGTACGTGGATCTCCTCGCCCGCCTCGCCGACGTACCGGCGGACCGTGAGGCCGTGCGCCACCGCGACCGCAGTCTGACCTTCGGCGAACTGCGCACCGCCGCGGGCCGGGTGGCCCGCGCGCTCACCGAGCGGGGCGTGGGAACGGAGCAGGTGGTCGCGGTCTGCCTGCCCCGCGGAACGGACCTGGTGGTGGCCCTGCTCGGGGTGCTCGCGGCGGGCGCCGCCTATGTGCCGGTCGATCCGGCCCTGCCCCGGCTGCGGCGGCTCCATCTGCTGAACGACTCCGGCGCCTCGCTGGTCCTGGTCGCCGAGGCGTCGGCCACCACGGACCACGACGACCTGCCGGTCCTGGCGCTGGACGGCCTCGTCGCGGACCGCGGTGACACGGGCACCCCGGGACAGGCGCCGGTGCACCCCGGCCAACTGGCCTACGTGATCTACACATCCGGGTCCACCGGGGAGCCCAAGGGGGTCCAGGTCTCGCGGGGCGCGGTGACGGCCCTGACACATGCGCTGGAACAGGCCGGGGTCGCCTCGGGCGACGGCGGGCGGGTCGGCTGGAACGCCTCCCCCTCCTTCGACGCGTCCGTACAGCAGTGGACCAGGCTGTGCCGGGGAGACACCCTGGTCATCGTCCCCGACGAGGCACGCGCGGATCCGGCCGCCCTGGCACGGCTGATCAGCGAACAGCGGCTGACCGCCCTGGACATCACCCCCTCACACCTCGACACCCTTCTCGACCACTGGCCCCACGACGACTCGTCGCCGCGCCTGTCCCTGCTGGTGGGCGGCGAGCCGGTCAGCGACGCGCTGTGGAAGCGGCTGACCGAGCTCGGCGTGCGCGGGGCGGCCACCGCCGTCAACCTCTACGGCCCCACCGAATGCACGGTGGACGCCACCGCCGGGTGGATCACCGAGGGGACGCAACCCCGGCTCGGGGAACCGCTGCCGGGCGTACGCCTGCGGCTGGCCGACACGCACGACCGTGCCGTGGCGGTGGGGGAGACCGGCGAGATCCAGCTGTCCGGAACCGGCGTCGCCCGGGGCTACCGCGGCAAGCCCGCGCTGACCGCGGAGCGCTTCCGCCCCGATCCCGACGGCCCCGCGGGCGCGCGCTGCTACCGCACCGGCGACCTGGCCCGCCGGACACCGGACGGCACGCTGGAGTACGAGGGCCGCGCCGACCAGCAGGTCAAGCTGCGCGGATACCGCATCGAGCCCGGCGAGATCGCGGCCGTGCTCGTCCGGCAGCCCGATGTCGTCGAAGCCGTGGTCCTGCTGCGGGACGACCTGCCCGGCGGCGCCGGCCTGGTCGGCTACTGCAGGCTCCGTTCCGGTGCCCCGGCCCCCGACCGCGAGGCCTGGCGGCACGCCTGCGAGGAGACCCTCCCGGACTACATGGTTCCGGCCGAGCTGATACCGGTGGACCGCTTCCCCCTGACGGCCAACGGCAAGCTGGACCGCGCCCGGCTCCCGCTCAGGGCCGACGATCCGGCCGAGGCGGAAGAAACCGCGGGCGACCGGCCCCGGGGCGAGATCGAGACGCTGATCGCCCAGGTGTGGTCGGACATCCTGGGCTCGGTCCGGATCAGCGCCACCGACAACTTTTTCCGGCTCGGCGGCCATTCCCTGCTCGCGATCAAGGTGGTCGCCCGGCTGAAGCGCGAACTCGGACTGTCGGTGCCGGTGACCGCTGTCTACGAGCATCCGCAGCTGCGCGCGCTGGCGGCCCACATTCAGACCACGACCGCCACCCCGGAGGGTGGCGAGGGACGGAGCGGACAGCATGGGTGACACCCGGACGTCCGGGCCCTCCCCCGAGCGGATCGCCTTCGAGCGCATGCTGCTCGCGCGGGCCGCGGCCGGGAAACAGGCAGCCAGGACACGCCCCGAGACACTCCCGGCCAGCTTCGGCCAGGAGCGCATGTGGCTCTCCGAGCAGCTGGACCCCGAGGCCTCGACGGAGACCACGGTGTTCGTCATCGGCCTTCGGGGCGATCTCGACGTACCGGCGCTGCGCGGGGCCATCACCGACCTGGGCCGCAGGCACGAGGTGCTCCGTACGGTGGTCGCGCCGGACGGGGACCGGCTGGTGCAGCGGGTACTGCCCCCGGCCGAGGAGGCTCTCCCCGTCCTCGACCTGCCGCCCACCGCCGAGGCCGAGGCCGTGGAGGCCTTCGCCCGGCAGCAGCTCCGCCGCAAGCACGACCTGGCCACGGAACCGCCCGTCTCCTGGTCGCTGCTGCGCCGCACCGAGCGCGAGCACCATCTGGTGCTGCGGATGCATCACATGGCCGCCGACGGATGGTCGGAGGGTGTGCTGAACCGGGAGCTGTCGCTGCTGTACCGGGCCAGGGCCACGAAAGAACCGGCCCGGCTGCCCGAACTGGCCATCCAGTACGCGGACTTCGCCATCGGCCAACGGCAGAGGCAGTCCGGCGCGGGACTGGAGCGGGGACTGTCCTACTGGCGCCGACGGCTGTCGGGGGCGCCCGCCGCGGTGTCCCTGCCCTTCGACCGCACACCCGACGAGGACAGCGGCCTGGAGTCGGGCACCTCCTTCGCGTCGATCCCGGGCAGCGTCGTCACGGACCTGGAGAAGGCGAGCGCCACTGAGGGCGCCTCCGGATACATGGCGCTGCTCGCCGCCTTCGCGGTCACGCTGTGGCGCGGCTCCGGGCAGCAGGACCTGGTGATCGGCTCACCGGTGGCCGGCCGCGACCTGCCGGAGACGGAGAGCCTGATCGGGGTGTTCATCAACACGCTCCCGATGCGGGTCGAGGTCCGGCCGGGGGAATCCTTCCGCGCGCTGCTGCGGCGCGTCAGGGAAGCCACCCTGGACGACCTCGGGCACGCCGAGGTGCCCTTCGAGCGCGTGGTCGAGGCGACCGGGCCGAGCCGGGAGCCCGGCCGTCAGCCGCTGGTGCAGGTGATGTTCCAGCTGGACAACACCGACTTCGTGGAGCCGGAGTTCCCCGGTCTCGCCGTCTCCTACCGGCAGCTGTTCGCGGAGACGTCCGCGCTGGACCTGACGGTGAGCCTGGGACGCCGCGGTCCGGACTACGCCGCGGTCTGGAAGTACCGCTCCGGCCTCCTGGACGAAACCACCCTGCGGCTGCTCCAGGACCGGTTCCTGGGCGTCCTGCGCCAGGTCGCGGCGCAGCCCGACGCGCCGTTGAACACCCTGGAGCTGTTCGGGGACCGGGAGCGCGAACTGCTGTTCCCGCCGCCGCCCGCGTCCGACCGCGAGGCCCTGCCCACGACCTTCCTGCACGCCTTCGAGCAGTGGGCGCGGCGGACACCGGACCGGCCCGCGGTCAGGTTCGGCGAGGAGGAGCTGAGTTACGCCGCGCTCGACGCCCGCGTCAACCGCCTGGCACACCGTCTGCGGGAGCTCGGAGCCGGTCCTGAGACCCTGATCGGGCTGTGCGTCGAACGCGGAGTGGAGGCCCTCGTGGCCCTGCTCGCCGTCCTCAAGGCCGACGCCGCCTACGTACCGCTCGACCCGCGCCAGCCGGCGGCCAGGCTCGCCGCCATGCTGGAGGACGCCCCGCTCAGCGCCGTGCTCGCCACCGAGGCGCACCAGGACGCGCTGCCGGGACTCGACGTCCCCCTGCACCTCATCAGCGTGCTGGAGGCCGAGGCCGTCGGACACCCGGAGACCGGCACCGCCGCGCGCGTCGCCCCGGACAACCTGGCCTACGTGATCTTCACCTCCGGGTCGACCGGCAGGCCCAAGGGCGTGGCGGTCACCCACGCAGGACTGGCCAACTACCTCCTCCACGAACGCAACGACTTCCTGGACGGTCCGCCCGGCCGGAGGGACGCGCTCGTCGCCACCTCACTGGCGTTCGACCTCGTGCTCACGGGACTGCTCCTGCCCCTGGTGGCCGGGGGCTGCGTGACCCTGCTCCCCGAAGGCCGGGAGCTGGAGCGGATGTGCGCCGCGCTGGAGTCCGCCGATGCGCCATACGGGCTGATCAAGGTCACGCCCTCCCTCCTGGACGCGATCGACGGCCAGCTGCCGCCCGGGGTCACGCCCGCG
This sequence is a window from Streptomyces sp. NBC_01217. Protein-coding genes within it:
- a CDS encoding thioesterase II family protein, yielding MTQEDIVWDIRPDLPAKAPRLLLLSHAGGSAHAYLEWEPLLPSHIGLLIGQYPGRGARYAEPLPAGMPDLVDPIHEAVRDIPRLHVLGHSMGALVAFELALRREREGRPLSGLILSAARGAQMPNPRPVLPAGLSDEELVTELKVRGGTPDEILDDPDMRRMVLRVMRADFAVDDDYRYAGPMPALSCPLTVLGGEDDPVVPTAELKAWHQLTSGPGDTLMFPGGHFYFSDDLETVLAAVARILPADRRKP
- a CDS encoding TauD/TfdA family dioxygenase, yielding MTEPSHRPEKPTELEIGYAAGKPPLLHCPELGTVADAVDWLQEHREELRAQLLRSGCLMLRGLPARDAAGFAALRDVLLQKRAAYKEKATPRSDFGDDIYSSTDLPPAQPIMLHNENSYTLDFPGTLVFFCVQAPEEGGATTVGDMREALRLVPAPLRERFAAQGWMLERSYSSFAGMPWEKAFGTADRSQVEEYCQYHRIGWNWLVEDGLRTAQRRPAIIAHPATGERVWFNHAAFWNSWSLDEDVREVLQEAGGAAGLPFETRFGDGGEITEAEAAALRRAYEAVTVRESWQPGDLLLVDNILCAHGRDAFKGDRKILVAMGEPVRLLDCSPSVSPSAVGIHG
- a CDS encoding non-ribosomal peptide synthetase; translation: MPYVDLLARLADVPADREAVRHRDRSLTFGELRTAAGRVARALTERGVGTEQVVAVCLPRGTDLVVALLGVLAAGAAYVPVDPALPRLRRLHLLNDSGASLVLVAEASATTDHDDLPVLALDGLVADRGDTGTPGQAPVHPGQLAYVIYTSGSTGEPKGVQVSRGAVTALTHALEQAGVASGDGGRVGWNASPSFDASVQQWTRLCRGDTLVIVPDEARADPAALARLISEQRLTALDITPSHLDTLLDHWPHDDSSPRLSLLVGGEPVSDALWKRLTELGVRGAATAVNLYGPTECTVDATAGWITEGTQPRLGEPLPGVRLRLADTHDRAVAVGETGEIQLSGTGVARGYRGKPALTAERFRPDPDGPAGARCYRTGDLARRTPDGTLEYEGRADQQVKLRGYRIEPGEIAAVLVRQPDVVEAVVLLRDDLPGGAGLVGYCRLRSGAPAPDREAWRHACEETLPDYMVPAELIPVDRFPLTANGKLDRARLPLRADDPAEAEETAGDRPRGEIETLIAQVWSDILGSVRISATDNFFRLGGHSLLAIKVVARLKRELGLSVPVTAVYEHPQLRALAAHIQTTTATPEGGEGRSGQHG